The Plasmodium vinckei vinckei genome assembly, chromosome: PVVCY_14 genome window below encodes:
- a CDS encoding apical ring associated protein 1, putative, whose amino-acid sequence MSILFAPSSSIIYKECISVPVVSTPAVYTIYTAPTPTIIATPIQPRFPVVLISNPIGGKTIII is encoded by the coding sequence ATGTCTATCTTATTCGCCCCAAGCTCCTCAATAATATACAAGGAATGTATATCTGTTCCCGTTGTGTCAACACCAGCCGTATATACCATATACACAGCACCTACTCCAACTATCATAGCAACACCAATACAACCTCGCTTTCCAGTTGTTTTAATTTCGAATCCAATAGGGGGAAAAaccataataatatga
- a CDS encoding 2-oxoisovalerate dehydrogenase subunit alpha, mitochondrial, putative, translating to MMNTLQKFVCRNNNLIKLCSKRKICNLSKQNKFSGYKIYTDGLIHSEFSTDLKTVNEVAKLPIFRILDTNGNLLDGHTAPFNDEEVLNLYKQMVEFSIWDEIFYGIQRQGRISFYIVNDGEEGLHYGIGKALTVDDHLYCQYRETGILLSRGFTYEDILNQLFGTKYDEGKGRQMCICYTKKDLNIHTITTPLGSQLSHAAGCGYALKLDNKKAVAATFCGDGSSSEGDFYAGLNFAAVRESQTMFICKNNLYAISTSIKDQYRGDGIAPRALALGIESIRVDGNDLFASYLATKKMRDICIQESKPVFMEFMSYRYGHHSTSDDSSLYRPKEENDAWKKEGVHPISRLFLYLKNKNLYTDNEDQLHRKSVKEKVLKELKKYENVKRYNIVGGLFEDVYHKEDWNLKEQREKFEEFFKENKNNYDTSKFEN from the coding sequence atgatgaataCTTTGCAAAAATTTGTATGCAGGAATAATAATCTTATAAAGTTATGTTCCAAAAGAAAGATATGTAACTTaagtaaacaaaataaattttcaggatataaaatttacacAGATGGGTTAATTCATTCTGAATTTTCCACAGACTTAAAAACAGTAAATGAAGTTGCAAAACTTCCAATATTTCGTATTTTGGATACGAATGGAAATTTATTAGATGGTCATACTGCACCGTTTAATGATGAAGAAGTATTAAACTTGTATAAACAGATGGTGGAATTTTCGATATGggatgaaatattttatggtATTCAAAGGCAAGGAAGaatatcattttatatagtaAATGATGGAGAAGAAGGCTTACATTATGGAATTGGTAAAGCCTTAACTGTAGATGATCATTTATATTGCCAATATAGAGAAACTGGTATTTTATTAAGTAGAGGTTTTACTTATGAAGATATACTTAATCAACTTTTTGGAACAAAGTATGATGAAGGTAAAGGAAGACAAATGTGTATATGTTATACTAAGAaagatttaaatattcatacAATTACTACACCATTAGGGTCACAATTGTCTCATGCTGCTGGTTGTGGCTATGCATTAAAAttagataataaaaaagcaGTTGCTGCGACATTCTGTGGTGATGGATCGTCATCTGAAGGGGATTTTTATGCTGGTTTAAATTTTGCTGCTGTAAGGGAATCCCAAACTATgtttatttgtaaaaataatttatatgctaTATCCACATCTATAAAAGATCAATATAGAGGAGACGGTATTGCTCCTAGGGCATTAGCATTAGGCATTGAATCTATAAGAGTCGATGGAAATGATTTATTCGCTAGTTATTTAGCTaccaaaaaaatgagaGATATTTGCATTCAAGAATCCAAACCCGTTTTTATGGAATTTATGTCCTACAGGTATGGGCATCATAGCACTTCGGACGATTCAAGTTTGTACAGACCcaaagaagaaaatgatgcATGGAAAAAAGAAGGAGTTCATCCAATAAGCAGATTATTcttgtatttaaaaaataaaaatttatacacAGATAATGAAGATCAATTACATAGAAAAAGTGTCAAAGAAAAGGtattaaaagaattaaaaaaatatgaaaatgttaaaagatataatattGTAGGAGGATTATTTGAAGATGTCTATCACAAAGAAGATTGGAACCTTAAGGAGCAAAGAGAAAAGTTTGaggaattttttaaagaaaataaaaataattatgatacttcaaaatttgaaaattag
- a CDS encoding mitochondrial ribosomal protein S35 precursor, putative, whose product MNSIVKRYGVVRPKRIVPFSWTQEFHNGIVSAENKYKHLDILNNKMYYMLNQIRGKKNRKKRERVNLNAEQKAVKIKIPPIRLEDRTTICEPPTVISKNIKKEIMKVCIGKERTRRHFKFRNKYRIKKLLNMTHDKENIKDDEKAKKNPSTFITPLTKLQHESVLPRTLNHDRFNFPHNFHYSVLWHGSSTVDYEDNTICFFSSNINDLSLTPKEQKKIKDILGTERVDLKNDLIYMESNFFNTYNHNAAYLGDAIQFLMKRIKSL is encoded by the coding sequence ATGAATAGCATAGTAAAAAGATATGGTGTAGTTAGGCCGAAAAGAATTGTTCCTTTCTCATGGACTCAAGAGTTTCATAATGGAATTGTTAGTGCTGAAAATAAGTATAAACATTTGgatattttgaataataaaatgtattatatgCTTAATCAAATTCGagggaaaaaaaatcgtaaaaaaagagaaagaGTAAATTTAAATGCTGAGCAAAAAgctgtaaaaataaaaattcctCCTATAAGACTAGAAGATCGAACAACAATATGTGAACCCCCAACAGttataagtaaaaatattaaaaaagaaataatgaaaGTGTGCATAGGAAAAGAAAGAACAAGACGGcattttaaatttagaaataaatacaggattaaaaaattattaaatatgacccatgataaagaaaatataaaagatgaTGAAAAggctaaaaaaaatccaaGCACATTTATAACACCTTTAACTAAATTGCAACATGAGTCAGTTTTGCCAAGAACATTAAATCATGACCGATTTAATTTTCCccataattttcattactCAGTATTATGGCATGGCTCATCAACAGTAGATTACGAAGATAATACAATATGCTTTTTTAGTTCAAACATAAATGATTTATCTTTAACTCcaaaagaacaaaaaaaaataaaagatatattaGGAACAGAGCGAGTAgacttaaaaaatgatttaatatatatggaaagtaatttttttaatacatataatcaTAATGCTGCATATCTTGGTGATGCAATTCAGTTTTTAATGAAACGAATTAAAAGTTtgtaa
- a CDS encoding translation initiation factor IF-2, putative: MFFLNRQLFYKGKYIPVGRRVFREKLVTGRKQKSPIILLPPYISIHELRLMLNINYEICFKVANVYKCGNKYRWKDSNDRVFQTVNKRNVIIPYNVAAFVSKVFKFKPRLIEPELYCEEENRSDISLEDIYQKTYKIEKDYNENQSKTEDKSNIFNNNNFINDNDTFSIPVDEINKYTESNESKKKRNNYYTVVSVIGHINHGKTTLLDKVTNNNLAHYEAGCITQNIKPIHFELEPYKFTFLDTPGHKVFQILRGRAAFLSDILIILISLEVGAEIQTEEAIKYADKFNIPVIFALNKADIYKENESVVKAELKNQCNKMFDEGTLKHNYSNEIDNAITISSLTGYNLPRLINRIYFIKQNINLPYHSANVFYSNQNGIKKNVQLKDVSSANNNQIDSFYNIHDENKGREKREYCLSLLKKYIRKSDCLLALDKTPFGMGVVVDITKDSSKGTILHVIVRNGFFIEGNYFICGSAYGRIQKMYKFNSNFKEYCTYATVGMAIQISGIKKKHGSATTDDLIFTLPQNDAFRLCQYRLMVEKLSTLQVSGDEIQVSWENDMKKNEFYAEDIYENRLEMSEKRKAIEEFGIENENNIFNQVTMKDFHKSNTQIEKEENDFAEIHLEEENKYEQIKNDKNNYIKSILSQNDDDQSILIPEQKKVIFFDNQASNDNLLNSLADSKKDAYHKEDQPLHPNYAHSDQISQNSNLNIQNYSQTDICIEDDPSSMANQKMNEINNNIQHSKTESDAIDGGTEFTKIGRKNKYYKNKNTINNISFNKEKLENVANEEYNEGPNKLNEPWYYEESEDTWSKKVLQRNEELMDIWRNKTRQRELEKERQQFYEKQMILKNEITKRNVLGEKQLTEEEINNYLYNDHNKEVDSNSSKQEEGIKLPKKNIPVIPIIIRTNYVGMFDIFLDEFENIQNKYNVKISVVHGGIGPVTPSDVVHAEVETNYGYCCIYAFHVKVLPDSVKQAVLSNIVIKQFDVFTDVIDDIVKRIKNIKALMAHNMYVRSLKNERTQEGL; encoded by the coding sequence atgttttttttaaatcggCAATTGTTCTATAAAGGGAAATATATACCTGTTGGAAGAAGAGTGTTTAGAGAAAAATTGGTGACAGGGCGAAAGCAGAAATCtccaattattttattgcctccatatatatcaatacATGAACTTCGATTAATgctaaatataaattatgaaatttgttttaaagtagcaaatgtatataaatgtgGTAATAAATATCGATGGAAAGATTCAAATGATAGAGTTTTTCAAACAGTAAATAAAAGGAATGTAATTATACCTTATAATGTAGCAGCGTTTGTAAGTAAggtttttaaatttaagcCAAGGCTTATTGAACCAGAGTTATATTgtgaagaagaaaatagaTCCGATATTTCGTTGGAAGacatatatcaaaaaacgtataaaattgaaaaagatTACAATGAAAATCAAAGTAAAACTGAAGATAAAtcaaacatatttaataataacaattttatcaATGATAATGATACATTCTCTATTCCTGTTgatgaaataaacaaatatactGAATCAAATgaatcgaaaaaaaaacgaaataACTATTACACAGTTGTTTCTGTAATAGGGCATATAAATCATGGAAAAACAACACTTTTAGATAAAGttactaataataatttagcACATTATGAAGCTGGTTGTATtacacaaaatataaagccTATACACTTTGAATTAGAACCTTACAAATTCACATTTTTAGATACACCAGGACATAAagtttttcaaattttaagAGGCCGTGCTGCCTTTCTTTCcgatatattaataatattaatttcgTTAGAAGTTGGAGCAGAAATTCAAACTGAAGAAGCAATTAAATATGCAGATAAATTTAACATACCTGTTATTTTTGCTTTGAACAAAGCTGATatttataaagaaaatgaatcaGTAGTAAAAGCGGAGCTAAAAAATCaatgtaataaaatgtttgaTGAAGGAACTTTAAAACACAATTATTCAAACGAAATAGATAATGCAATTACCATATCATCTTTAACTGGGTATAATTTACCCCGATTAATAaatagaatatattttataaaacaaaatattaactTGCCATATCACAGTGCCAATGTTTTTTACAGTAATCAAAATGggatcaaaaaaaatgtacaaTTAAAAGATGTATCTAGTgctaataataatcaaatCGATAGTTTTTACAACATccatgatgaaaataaaggaaGAGAAAAAAGAGAATATTGCTTGAGCttgctaaaaaaatatattcggAAATCGGATTGCTTATTAGCTTTAGACAAAACCCCATTTGGTATGGGGGTTGTTGTAGATATAACTAAAGACTCAAGTAAAGGAACTATACTTCATGTTATTGTAAGAAAtggattttttattgaaggaaattattttatatgtggCTCTGCTTACGGAAGAAtccaaaaaatgtataaatttaatagtaattttaaagaatattGTACATATGCAACAGTTGGTATGGCTATCCAAATATcaggaataaaaaaaaaacacggTAGTGCAACAACAGatgatttaatatttacCTTACCACAAAATGATGCATTTCGTTTGTGCCAATACAGACTGATGGTAGAAAAATTATCTACTTTACAAGTTAGTGGAGACGAAATTCAAGTTTCATGGGAAAAcgatatgaaaaaaaacgaatTCTATGCAGAagatatttatgaaaacaGACTTGAAATGtcagaaaaaagaaaagctATTGAAGAATTTGGAATAgagaatgaaaataatatttttaatcaaGTAACAATGAAGGATTTTCATAAAAGTAATACAcaaattgaaaaagaagaaaatgattttGCAGAAATCCATTTAGAAgaggaaaataaatatgaacaaataaaaaatgataaaaataactacATTAAAAGCATACTTTCACAAAATGATGATGATCAAAGCATTTTAATACctgaacaaaaaaaagttatattttttgataatcaAGCAAGTaatgataatttattaaatagcTTAGCTGATTCCAAAAAAGATGCATATCACAAAGAGGACCAACCACTCCATCCAAATTATGCTCATTCCGATCAAATTAGCCAAAATagtaatttaaatattcagaATTATTCACAGACAGACATTTGCATTGAAGATGATCCAAGTTCTATGGCAAATCAAAAGAtgaatgaaataaataataatatacaacaTAGCAAAACAGAAAGCGATGCTATAGATGGAGGAACAGAATTCACTAAAATAGgtagaaaaaacaaatattataaaaacaaaaatactataaataatatatctttCAATAAAGAAAAGTTGGAAAACGTAGCCAATGAAGAATATAATGAAGGACCgaacaaattaaatgaacCTTGGTATTATGAGGAAAGTGAAGATACATGGTCTAAAAAAGTTCTACAACGAAATGAAGAGCTTATGGACATTTGGAGAAACAAAACCAGACAAAGAGAGCTAGAAAAGGAAAGACAGcaattttatgaaaaacaaatgatattgaaaaatgaaatcaCAAAAAGAAATGTTTTAGGTGAAAAGCAATTAACTGAAGAAGAAATTAACAATTATCTTTATAATGACCACAATAAAGAAGTTGATTCAAATTCATCAAAACAAGAAGAAGGAATCAAGcttccaaaaaaaaatattcctgTTATACCTATTATTATAAGAACTAACTATGTTGGAAtgtttgatatttttttagatgAATTTGAAAACAttcaaaacaaatataatgtaaaaatttcCGTTGTTCATGGAGGCATAGGGCCTGTTACTCCAAGTGATGTTGTACATGCTGAAGTAGAAACTAATTATGGGTATTGTTGTATTTACGCATTTCATGTCAAAGTATTACCGGATTCGGTAAAGCAAGCTGTCCTCTCCAATAttgtaataaaacaatttgaTGTATTTACTGATGTCATCGATGATATAgttaaaagaattaaaaatattaaagcTTTAATGGCACATAACATGTATGTAAGAAGtcttaaaaatgaaaggaCACAAGAaggattataa
- a CDS encoding malonyl CoA-acyl carrier protein transacylase precursor, putative yields MHLKTYYLFIIILKIIILNFEKYKCFLLKKNVPIIFDLIENRKNKFNNIRKLIIKDKCNTDVVIDNILKFSENENYIQKKLNEFKKYRLSTYSSKYTFFFPGQGEQHLSMGLDTYNNYKESKELYDRASKILGYNLMEVIKNGPIEKLTDSEIAQPAIYTVSMAAYEKLKNENYDIVQKLNLCMGYSLGEYSALACSGSLSFEEGVYLTKERGKAMQNCAKLHNMTTIAIVGLTIDNIHKLIDDVNKKMNDDIFIVSYMTEKKFGLCGKPESMEYLNKLAKEKYKALFTKKLQISGPFHSSYMFPAKKTLEHILKQIQLKKLHVPIISNVDGCAYNDPSIIKDLLLLQLTSPIKINECLENVLKNGYEVGYELGPGTINTNLLRDVSKKKKTVTPYI; encoded by the coding sequence ATGCATTTgaaaacatattatttattcataataattttaaaaataataatactgaattttgaaaaatataaatgttttctattaaaaaaaaacgttCCAATAATATTTGATTTAATAGAAAAccgaaaaaataaatttaataatattaggaaattgataataaaagataaatgTAACACCGATGTAGTTATAGAcaacattttaaaatttagtGAAAATGAGAACTATATACAaaagaaattaaatgaatttaaaaaatatagactTTCAACATATAGTTctaaatatacatttttttttccaggACAAGGAGAACAACACTTATCTATGGGTTTAGAtacttataataattataaggAGTCAAAAGAATTATATGACCGTGCAAGTAAAATATTAggatataatttaatggaagtaattaaaaatgggCCAATAGAAAAACTAACAGATTCTGAAATTGCACAACCAGCTATTTATACTGTTTCTATGGCTgcatatgaaaaattaaaaaatgaaaattatgatatagtccaaaaattaaatttatgtatGGGCTATTCTTTGGGGGAATATTCGGCATTAGCTTGCTCTGGGTCATTGTCTTTTGAAGAAGGTGTATATTTAACAAAAGAAAGAGGAAAGGCAATGCAAAATTGTGCTAAATTACATAATATGACAACTATAGCAATTGTTGGTTTAACTAttgataatatacataaattgATTGATGacgttaataaaaaaatgaacgatgatatttttatcgtTAGCTATATgacagaaaaaaaatttggtTTATGTGGAAAACCTGAAAGTATGGAATATCTTAACAAATTAgctaaagaaaaatataaagcactttttacaaaaaaattgcaaATATCGGGACCATTCCATTCTTCTTATATGTTTCCtgcaaaaaaaactttagaacatatattaaaacaaatacaattaaaaaaattacatgtTCCAATAATATCAAATGTAGATGGTTGTGCATATAATGATCCTTCCATAATTAAGGATCTATTACTTTTACAATTGACTAGTccaattaaaattaatgaatgtttagaaaatgttttaaaaaatggatatgaGGTTGGTTATGAATTGGGGCCAGGTACAATAAACACAAACCTTTTAAGGGAtgtatcaaaaaaaaagaaaacagTAAcaccatatatatag